A single window of Raphanus sativus cultivar WK10039 unplaced genomic scaffold, ASM80110v3 Scaffold1029, whole genome shotgun sequence DNA harbors:
- the LOC130494246 gene encoding indole-3-pyruvate monooxygenase YUCCA6-like, whose translation MDLCWRREMEGKLAHDYLSSAKSHHGKMTSAHSPHRISVVTGPVIVGAGPSGLATAACLKEKGITSVLLERSNCIASLWQLKTYDRLHLHLPKQFCELPLIPFPDHFPTYPTKQQFIEYLEDYAKRFDIRPEFGQTVESAEFDENLGMWRVKSVGEEGTTEYVCRWLVAATGENAEPVVPRFEGMEKFEATGVVKHTSHYKSGRDFAGKRVLVVGCGNSGMEVCLDLCNFDAQPSLVVRDAVHVLPREMLGTSTFGLSMLLLKWLPIRLVDRFLLAVSRFILGDTTLLGLNRPRLGPLELKNRTGKTPVLDVGTLAKIKTGDIKVCSGIRKLKQHEVEFDNGITEIFDAIILATGYKSNVPSWLKENKMFSKKDGFPIQEFPEGWRGESGLYAVGFTKRGIFGASMDAKKIAQDIFECSRKSYQAHRHIQVLCMPRKTGQSYSRLLE comes from the exons ATGGATTTATGTTGGAGGAGAGAGATGGAAGGTAAACTAGCACATGACTACTTGTCATCCGCAAAGAGCCACCATGGTAAGATGACATCAGCGCACAGTCCGCACCGCATCTCCGTCGTTACCGGACCGGTGATAGTAGGCGCCGGACCATCGGGACTAGCGACGGCGGCTTGTCTAAAAGAGAAAGGGATAACTTCGGTACTACTCGAGAGATCAAACTGCATAGCTTCACTATGGCAGCTCAAGACATACGACCGGCTCCATCTCCACCTTCCTAAGCAGTTCTGTGAACTTCCGCTTATACCCTTTCCCGACCACTTCCCAACTTATCCGACAAAACAGCAGTTCATCGAGTACCTCGAGGACTACGCCAAGAGGTTCGATATACGACCGGAGTTTGGTCAGACGGTTGAGTCGGCTGAGTTTGATGAGAATCTTGGTATGTGGCGCGTGAAGAGCGTGGGTGAAGAGGGCACGACGGAGTATGTTTGCCGGTGGCTGGTAGCTGCGACGGGGGAGAATGCTGAGCCGGTGGTCCCTAGGTTTGAGGGGATGGAGAAGTTTGAGGCCACCGGGGTAGTTAAGCACACTAGTCACTATAAGAGCGGCAGAGACTTCGCCGGGAAAAGGGTTTTGGTCGTCGGATGTGGAAACTCCGGCATGGAGGTTTGTTTGGATCTCTGTAACTTCGATGCTCAGCCTTCTCTCGTTGTCAGAGACGCT GTGCACGTCCTACCACGAGAGATGTTGGGTACTTCGACTTTTGGGCTGTCCATGTTGTTACTTAAATGGTTGCCCATCCGGCTCGTTGACCGTTTCCTCTTGGCTGTTTCCCGGTTTATCCTCGGAGATACCACCCTGTTAGGTCTAAACCGTCCCCGGTTAGGCCCATTAGAACTCAAAAATCGCACCGGAAAAACTCCGGTTCTCGACGTTGGGACGCTTGCCAAGATCAAAACCGGAGATATCAAG GTGTGTTCCGGGATAAGAAAGTTAAAACAACATGAAGTTGAGTTCGATAACGGAATAACGGAGATATTTGATGCCATAATATTGGCAACTGGCTATAAAAGCAACGTACCCTCTTGGCTAAAG GAGAATAAAATGTTTAGTAAGAAAGATGGATTCCCAATACAAGAGTTTCCAGAGGGATGGAGAGGTGAGAGTGGGCTATATGCGGTCGGATTCACAAAACGTGGAATTTTTGGAGCATCAATGGATGCAAAGAAAATAGCTCAAGACATATTCGAGTGTTCAAGAAAATCATATCAAGCACACAGACATATACAAGTGTTATGCATGCCAAGAAAAACTGGTCAATCCTATAGTAGATTACTAGAATGA